Within the Mugil cephalus isolate CIBA_MC_2020 chromosome 1, CIBA_Mcephalus_1.1, whole genome shotgun sequence genome, the region ACGTGTTGATGTAATATCCGTGCTTTCAATTGTTTCTCAAACTCGTCTTCTGATGAACTCCGTCCGCCGTTCTCTCTGTCGTTCTGCAGGGAAGCTGACGAGAACTGTAAAAAGCACATGGAGAGGCTGCTGAACATCTGGAAGGAGAGGAGCCTCTACAGAGCTGACTTCATTCAGCAGCTCAAACTGGCCATAGAAGACTCCAACAGCCCCAGACCTTCAGGTCAGACCACTGTTACATATTGGGTCTGGGTTGTATTGATGCTaaatcaaaatgtcagtgtttaaaATATCCACCCACCAACctattgtgtttgtgtcttaaaAGCTTTTCTACACTTCTGAGTAATTGCTGTTATTCCTGCCAAattggtttcctttttttctatttctaaatGACCTAAAAGTTAACCCATACTGGGATGAAGTTTGACCTCTATGATTCAGTTTCATATATAGTACGCGTCATGTGTTGTGTGGTctctgcagaggagaagaagccTGTGAAAAGAAGCTATCAGAAGAtccaagaagaggaagaggacgaggatgaCGACTATAGAAGCCATAACTCTCCCCGCAACTCGGACGCTTCTGCAGCTCAGCTGGTAGGGAAGGCAGTATTTGATTGATGTCATtgttattactgttttttttaacccccaTTTTCCAATGAATTTCTTCCTCCTGTCATCTAACCCGttgtctcttttcctcttcaaaCTTCCAGACGGAGGAGCTGGTGAAAGCCCTGCAGGACCTGGAGAATGCTGCATCGGGTGACGCAGCAGTCCGTCAGAAGATCGCATCCCTGCCGCAGGAGGTCCAGGATGTTTCTCTGCTGGAGAAGATCACTGGTAGGACCTGAATGCTCGACTCGATCGAAAGGAATTTTACTTCATCTACTTTCCTTCATCATTgtattctcatttttttccttgttaCAGCATAATACTtctgaatttaattatttataatatatttaatattattatcattattattattattatttacactgagcagccataacattataaccactgacaggagaaatgaataacatagacagctcattttatatttgtgaaaaactgtaatgagaGCGCAGCTagtgaaactaaaatgtgtGAAGTACCTGAAGCAGTATCTTGTACAGATGTGAGATCAATGTAGGAAAATGCACTAATGTGTTGTGGTTATGACAGGTACATGTACATATTCTGTGACTTTAACAACCAACTCTGGCATCAATCTAGACAAGGAGGCAGCAGACAAGCTGTCAAAGACGGTGGATGAAGCCTGTTTGCTCCTGGCCGAGTACAACGGCCGACTGGCTGCAGAGCTGGAGGACCGGAGGCAGCTGGCTCGTATGCTGACTGAGTACATAGGCAGCCAGAAGGAGGCGCTAgttgagagagagaagaaactcGAGGTAAGGCACAAATGAAACCGTGGACACTTCTGTTTTCAAATGATGTCAGACTGAATCAGAAATAATCTCTAGAGCATATGGTGCTTCATTTAGGAATTCTAATGCAGCAAGACATGGAAATGTCCACAAATACTTCTAATAATGGATCTTCCTGTGCTTGTAGCCTGTAGGTGCATTATAGTGCAAACAACACCTCTAACACCACTAAAATCCGACATCCGAGTCTGACATCTGATTCATGAAATTcttgaatatgtttttaaaatatatgtctTTTCCTGCATTTATATTTCCGAGGAACTGGATGAGTctatgaggagaaaaaaaacaaataaataacaaatgagaCCTGAGAAATGAGACTCCTGAGAGCTTCATCAGGCCTGACAGCTGATGTCCGGGAGCATATAggtggacaaacccatcgtggcGTCACCCATTTAATTCTGAATATCGAAAActaagcccgaagtgggcggagcctgtggttgCTATtttacctgttagctcaggctaccgcctgtcactcaaagagggaaatcccttaattatgcagaattttaaacttaataaaaaataaacaaatgagattGAAAAAATTTGAAGTTTGAACAGATGTTAGAGCGCAAAGTcaagatgtcgctgaactactCACCAGTTTAATCGAGGAAATCataaaatcaatcattaatgtgttcatcaacAAAGGcggagctgatttaaatgctGACAGGTCGTTGGTGGTCTCTTCtccgggataaatagtatcaaaaatatatttttatcatccattgtAATTTGTAAAGTTATTAAAGCTGTATCtaatgcagtggagtgagatgggaagtagcagagccgtaACAACAGTTTATAAATCTGAGTaaaacagagtttgtttatgtgAATGTACGAaggtaaatgaatgaaacacgGAGGTAGTAGTTAATATCTGAATCACGGGACGTCCTCGgttaaaactaatcccgtgcaaaTAGGGTTTTTGCCCATTCTTATATCTAAATCTAGTCGGGAAACGTGTAAAGAGCTCGTATCTCCAAAATTCAGTTGTCGTCTTGTCTTCTGCAGGAGTATAAGCAGAAACTGGCGAGGGTGACTCAGGTGAGGAAAGAGCTCAAGTCCCACATCCAGAGCCTCCCTGACCTCTCCCTCCTGCCCAACGTGACCGGGGGTCTGGCCCCTCTCCCTTCAGCCGGAGACCTCTTCTCCACCGACTGAGAGAGCTTTGATCAGATGAACTAACCCACCCACCCCCTGGCCCTCTCCCAACCTCAGCCATATGTTTGATTACTCTCAGCTGCATCTCCAGCCAAGAGGACACGTGTGGTCAGACCTCCCCCAGAAGAGTAGCCAGCCCACCTGCTAACTGGAACCTGCAGGGTGGAAAGGAGGGAACGAACATTAGAAGCAAGATTTGGTCAGTGTCCGCAGAGAACAGAGACTCTGTCAGCCTGGATCTTTTCTTCACGTATTTTGCTCAATTGTCAAGGATTCCACTTCACCAGCTTGGAACACGTTTGTTTCCCCCCGattgcttttatttagttttaaaagcTGGGAGTGTCAGTGAttcaggaggaaggaaaggtgGGGGGGGCTGAAGAAGCAGGGATAAATATTGGTTGTCAGGATGTGTCAAAACGTCTGTGTGATATGTTTTTTCAGTTCAAGCAAAAGGTGGGCCGTTTACTCTCTTTAATTCTTCTAGGTTGTGACTACACTGTGAAGAGGttcattagttttattattattattattattattatttttttgttgatggCTTTTTATGGACACATAGTTGGATAGCTGgttgtggatgtgtgtgtgcgtacacaTAGCGATGATATGAAATGTCAGCCACACATGGGCGGAGTGGGGGTTAAACGGATTATTTTAAAGTCAAGAGACAAGTTGTAGTTTTGTGTTcaaattcgtttttttttttttttttttacacacacgtATGCAGTTAAAAGCAACAGTTTTCATGCTTTAATTTGGGATATAATTGGTCTAATTATGGTGATTAGTTTGGAAGAGTATCCGATCCAGTTTTCTCTGACAGAACTTCAAAatacacagagacaaagaaacgAAAGACAAGCATTGAAATCCTTATATTTTAGTGTCTGTAGGTttgagggagatggagatgaagatgTATTAAGACAATTAACCTGCAACATTTTCTGATAGTGTTAACAATGTttgttagaataaaaaaaaaaaaatgttaaatggacTGAATGGACATTTTCAGCTGCATTCTCAGGTATGAGCATAATGAGTTacaatattaaattaaatcgATCATTAGATATGTTACAAATTTACGTCACATAGCAGTTCCTctcactttttaaaatacattagtTAGATATTAAGGTCGGGAAGAGTGAGCcatttccaatgttttttttgtttgttttttttgttttgttttttaaatcttggttttcagttttctgtatacagaaagaataataaaaaaaaatgatttattgagAAGTTTTATGTTGAAAGGTCAGAGATGTTTACCTggactactactactaaaaagaaagaaagaaaaggggtaATTTTGGTAACGATTCAAAAACAAGATGACGGCTCCTGCTCCTGGTAAgatgagtgtttgtttttttttaaataaaggaagATAATAGTAGCTTACCTGCTGATGCAACAGGTGTGAAATGCTGCTGCAAATCCTTTCCAGTTAACTCGTGACTGGTGTCTCCTGTCTGTCTGGAACCACAGCTTAAGCGATGTTCATTAAAAACCAAATGTATGGTCGTTACTGGAGTCAGATGAgggaaaaaatagtttgaattGTGTTCAACTCTTTCATCTGGGTTTGTTTCAAAAATAATTCGATATCCGTATGGCTTGCTGTGTACCGGAAAGGATTGCAGTAACATTTTAACCCAGATGTGCTTCACTGTAGATACTATTTAGATATTTTCATACCTATTtgctgtgtggtgtgtgtttctctctgtagAATCATACTGTACTACCAGGACTCTACCAGTAGGGGgtagtgtttttttctgtaatgaaaGTGATTCAGTGGAAGCCAATAAACTGGAACCATTTGAACAAattccgtgtgtgtgtattttgcttCAAGTCAATATAAAAGTCAAGATACAGGCccacaaacactcacaaaaCACGCACGATAGAACTTAGTGGGAAAACATTGTGCTCGTAGGTCATTTTGTCTTTagtcaaacacacatttctcctAAAACTCAACTCATACAGTAGAAAATGATTAATGTGGACAGTTTCTAGGCATTTCTATTATGTTTCAGCTTGTTGAAGCTACAGGCGGATTAAATTAAAGTCTTAAACAACACCACAGTAAAGATACTCACACTGTTGATCACACACTGTATGACGACATCAGATTGTTGATGCTGACCTCTAGTAGTTAAATAGCTTTTAAACGACACCgtcattttacactttttgGATATCGACCCCTACACATCTTAATTTCTCTACTTTAGAAGGTTTTAACTGAGTTATTATCTAGGTGTCTATGCCGTTTTGAAGTGGTCTATAGCGGTTGCGTAGCTGTAAAACGTATCTTTTAAAACCACATGGGGAGGACGACATGTTACACAGCCAAGCTGCTCCTACATGTTTCTATAACATgggtagggacctcctacctattatatgtgttcaatATATTATACTCGGCtgagtgctatttataaatatacattattatcataattttgcctttaatattaagctattaatttaatacacaggttcaaatattcattttgcaaCTAGCGTAAAcataaattgtgtgtgtgtgtatatatatatatataacaaaattgaaagttaaagaaaataaaacaaagggatccattttggcctcatggGAGCAAGCTGCAgagttagcttctcttctgttaaTATTGTAGCGTGCACCTAAGCTTTCACCTGGGGATTGAATCAATTCTCAGCCAATTGCAGAAAACCTGACAGTAGGTGTGTAacatgcagccttgtgattggctcagcatcGATGGGGACGgggtctactgtgtacaggaggcttagattgacaggtcttggctagtgtgACGCagaagataacgtcttctgcctccatttgtccctttactaaaatacgttggattcatttttaatgtgtatttaaggaaatgTAAAtttcctgttgaagacctatgttctatagcacaggtgtcaaacaggCGGCTTCAATGGGACTGAGTGCCTGTTTACAGCAGAGTGCTACGATCCAAAGACCAACCACTGGACACTGATTACCCCCATGGACGAGAGGCGCAGTGGTGTTGGGGTCGTCACCTACGCAGACCACGTTTTTGCAGTAAGCACACTGAACACGGCAACACGCAGAtccatgaaaagaaaactcgTAACAGAGGCTTCAGAAAGAGACAATAGTCAAATTAGATTATTAGCGAACACTGACTTACGAATTATGAATCTAATCATGTGAGAACTTCCCAAAACTTCCCTAAAAACTTTTGTATTGAAGTCAGGAATGTTCTTCTGGAATGAAGATAGAGTTAAAAGCAATGTTGAGTGTGTTGTACATCTATTAATCCATAGGTGTCAAACACatggcccgtgggccaaaagcggcctGCCAGAGGGTCCGATCTGGCCTGCGGGGaggaatttgcaaagtgcagaAATTACACttaagacattaactgcaaattttcccATAAAAGTAAGTACTTTTCACAATTTTAATAAGACATAACACAATATTGAGACATAAAGatattgcacttctttttcttaagaaacatctggttgttgataaaagattttgtaatagtgcatatgtctgtgcaggttctcagtcatccagttcatggtaatccaaaaaagcgttgaataaggtcagctggataTCATCTGGTTGTtgataaaagattttgtaatagtgcagttcattaaatggaaacactttcataatgtacttctttgtgctaaaacaaagggaaacatttgaagttgtcattatttgaaggtctggcccccttgagatcatatttttctgtacgtggcccctgaactaacatgaGTTTGACACTATAGTATCCCAGAATGAGTAAACCAGACCCGATACAGCCTGTCGAGTACACTGTAGGTTCCCCAACACCCGTTTTCTTGAACATGTCCAAATTacaggtttttatttggaacatgGGTGGTTgacaccacacacaaaaaaaaacctaaactgGTCATTTAGacctgaagaagccacttgggtGAAACGACTTCAATAACCAGTGTAACTTAGACAATGAAGATGgctttcaacaacaacatctgttTTAACCTTTGTATTCCTGGAAGTCAACTATGTAAAACTGCAAAACTGCAAATGGAAGTGCATGTTACCAAAACGCTGTAAATTTGGTTAATGTTTTGTGGAGTAAAAACCGTATATTTCATAATACATATCAGTAGAAGGAATGTAGTTCCAACGGGTAATGGTTGGACAACTCTGAGTTTATGGCCTTTTACAGTCTCTGCTCCACATCCTAAAActaaaatgtcagtttgtttCATCCGGTGAGTGTGtcaaaagaacaacaaatcTAAGGCCTATAAACGACCACATTAAATTGGACCAATTTAAGTTTGTGGTGTttgaaactgtatttttttcaattcttagttgtattttctcaatatttcacttttttatataattttattcagCAAATTTAGTTAGTCAGACACGTTGTAAATGAATTTCAGAGCTTTACTGCTGGACCATGGCCAGAAAATAAAGGAGTAAATTGACAGAAATCCACAAAGAGAGCCTCAATTTACACCTTCACCTGGATTAGAGTCTAGAAAACGTATTAGATTGGTTTCATGTGcagatgtttgtatttttatgcttttaagAATAAATTTGTATCAACTTAGCCACATAAGTAAGTGTTTCATTGTGAGTTTGGGAAATCAACCTGTGCATCCCACCCCAACACACAAATATGGGAATTAAATATATGAGGTTTTGCTTGACCTATCAGTTACCGGAGACACAACAGGAAGTAGAACGTAGGTGAGCTGAGGTGAGAGGTTTTGTCATTGGAATGTTGGCGGCTGCTCATCATCAGGGCCTGTGATGCCACAATGATCCATTCTAGAACACGACCAGGAATctgcagcagagctcagagagatctccctgacaaacacaaacactgcaaccACGCACAGCAGTTTGAGAGGCAGGAGAGCGAAAGGTCTCGAAAACCCAAGAGCGTCTGACAAGATGAGCGACAGGAGATCAGTGTACAACGAGCTGCGGCTGGAGCGTCATTTCTGTGACGCCGTGATCAGAGTGGACAGCGTTGAGTTTCACGTGCACAAGGTCATCATGTGTAACTGCAGCCCGTACTTCAGGTGAGACGGTTACTGAGTGTTTGCAAGGAGATTCTGCTGACTTTACTCTTTAAATGAGAGCACAAAAGACATATTAACATGTCTCAACAGTGTTGAATCATGGAGACAGATATGACagatttccccccaaaaaaagtttGGACTCAGAATTCAGTGACTTTCAAAAACTATATTAGATCAAAATTTGTATCAGGGTGAAAATACTGGATTGTGAAGTTGTTGCTATAAATTAAGTCTCAATAAAGAAGCATTAAGCATTCTGTGAAAGACTGTGACAAGAAACTGCTcagttttaaatttgtgatTCATCAAACGATCTGGGGAGAATCTGGAGAAATctctgcattaaaaatacatttcttttggAAAACAATTAGATTTGCCAACTTCAACAAGAGATGTGTGTCCCTCGTGCtgttttcaattaatttttCACAAGTTTGTCAATGATTTCGAACCACTATGTTCActcaaaatgcaaaacagaggTTTCCAGAGAAGGTCAGTGAATAAGTCTGTGTTTCggttacatttgaattaaatcaCCAACTCTTAAATTAAACACGTGTTTGTAAATTCTGCCTTAATATGTTATGGGTGAACAAAATAATTGCCATTTGATAgctgctgttgttattgtttaacATTTGGAGGTAAATTAGGTGCAGTACTCAGCAGCATGCATGTAAATTATGTCCTTCCAGATTTCATTGCAGCTTAGTTACTGTGTTCTGAAAAGGG harbors:
- the rprd1b gene encoding regulation of nuclear pre-mRNA domain-containing protein 1B; its protein translation is MSSFSESALEKKLSELSSSQQSVQTLSLWIIHHRKHSGLIVKVWHRELKKAKSGRKLTFLYLANDVIQNSKKKGPEFTKDFETVLVDACSHVAREADENCKKHMERLLNIWKERSLYRADFIQQLKLAIEDSNSPRPSEEKKPVKRSYQKIQEEEEDEDDDYRSHNSPRNSDASAAQLTEELVKALQDLENAASGDAAVRQKIASLPQEVQDVSLLEKITDKEAADKLSKTVDEACLLLAEYNGRLAAELEDRRQLARMLTEYIGSQKEALVEREKKLEEYKQKLARVTQVRKELKSHIQSLPDLSLLPNVTGGLAPLPSAGDLFSTD